Genomic window (Sulfurimonas sp.):
GGTAATGCAAAAAAAGTTAAAGAGAATAAAAAAGATAAAACCGAGGCCATAAGAGATACACTAAAAGACTCTCTTATTGGTGGGATTGCAACTGCTACAGCAATTTCTGTTGCAAATAATCTAGGTGATCCTAGAAAATCGCTTTTTCAGACTCTTGGTTCTTTAGTTTTAGGTGCAGGGGCTATATACACAATAGAAAAAAGTGCAATATATCAAAAAAATAAACTTATTACTGATGGAGAAAAATCATGAAAGAATACCAAACAAACAATAAAAATCCTTATATGAATAATAACAATGCACAAGGTAATATGAGAAACAGAGGTAATAGAGAAAACAAACAGATGCAAAAATCAAATAATATGAGTATGAATAATCAAAACCCATATTTAAATAAGAATAGTATGGGATTTAGCACTTCAGAAGTATTAGCAGGTCTCTTAATTGGTGCAGCAGCTACATATATACTAACAAATGAGAATGTTCAAAAAACAATCTTTAAAGGTATGGTATCTATGGGTGATGTTATCACTGGTGGAATGGATGAAATGAAAGAGCGTTTCGAAGATGCCAAAGCAGAACATGAAGCAGCAAAAGAAGCTTAATGAATAAATTTAATTTAGTTCATAAACTCCCAAACCGCTTAAGATACAAAATATTTGATATATCATCTAAAAATGATGAAAAACCATTAATAGAAAGTATCCAAAAGTGTGAAGGTGTTAAAAATGCTAGAGTAAATATTAGAGCAAAAAGTTTAATAATAGAAATAAATAACTCTCACATTCAAGAAAAAATTGAAAAAATTATAACTGAGTTTAAAGTAACTCAGTGTGATTCAAGTTGTAGAGTTGAGAGAGGTGAAGTTCTTCTTTCAAAACAAGGGCTTATAACTATGGCCGGTGTTACTGGTGCTGGTTTTATTTTACCAAAGATTATTAATGCACCGCTAAGCATAGCGACGAACACACCAATGATGATATCCGGGTTAAAAGATTTA
Coding sequences:
- a CDS encoding YtxH domain-containing protein encodes the protein MKEYQTNNKNPYMNNNNAQGNMRNRGNRENKQMQKSNNMSMNNQNPYLNKNSMGFSTSEVLAGLLIGAAATYILTNENVQKTIFKGMVSMGDVITGGMDEMKERFEDAKAEHEAAKEA